Within the Gossypium raimondii isolate GPD5lz chromosome 12, ASM2569854v1, whole genome shotgun sequence genome, the region ttaagcatataatatatatgtcaCCTACAAAAACTTTCCTCCAAACCCTAGCcattggaaaattttcaatgttttatgCACTCTATTGACAACATGTTACTTTCAAAGAGAGCGAATTTAAGAGGCGGGAAGAGACTTGTTAACCCTTtgcaaatagaaaaattattatttaagttttggaTAAGATGATTAAactaaaaagtattttatagtaaaattgtacattaaaatatatatatatatatttaatctattaaaaataatgaattaataaattaatacattataaattatgttttttagtCTCTCCAAAGTTTATTTTTCAAGTCCAACCCTCTAAAAAGGTTTCAAAGTGTATACCTGTCGGTGTTTCCACCTACATTATCTCAGTACTTACTTTCTTTGTCAAGCTCACCATTGTCTCAGTCAAGCTGGCACATTTTGGGGGACCACATTATATATGGAAGAGATGAATCTAGCCAAACTCTATGTTGAATGAGGTTAGTTTCCCCGgtcaattaatttaatgagGCTTTAATTTCTACTATATTTAAAGTAGTTTGTGCTATAACAATATATTCAGGGTTGAAGCTAAGAATTTTGTATTGAGAGTtgagatataattaaaataaattagggtgtcaaagttaaaaatttagtattaacataatttaaattgaattattaatttttaggagggactgaaaatgaaattatcaatttgattaagtaattaaaacgggctaagttaaaatattatatctATCTACTCTTAACTACACTATtgtgtcacgggccaaagtgcaaagcccgtgaccatggcacaagatgcgccccatggaggtctatcgattagatggggaacatttagcccacgagaactgACCCGATTCAAAGAAttgttggagaagcctgtcagattgaagcctggtttgCCTGAAAATGAAGATATGACAACTTAggctatttttaataagtagcgaaatcatatcttgtagatttgatttgatatgatgtaatcttgtaaatccctaaaatcaagggataggCTAATCTCGTCCGTCAATGTAATTTGAtattgaccgtcggttttgaggtagctcagctataaatagagagcctccccctcatttgtatcTCATCCATTGTAggttgaattcttaagagtaatagaattttttgagcatttactcaaacaatTTGTGTGCATTCTTTTTTTGGCTTTATATTGTTCTTTATAgtttcttttggcataaatcgcttccgctcttcaacttggtgccttggaggagttcttaaggaatccttACTTGTGTAAATgttgacttaggcgagtttggaacGAATGGATCGCCTAAGGCCACACGGATCGTGAGACGAAAGATCTAGCCCTATGACACTTGAACATATTATCCATCTTATTGCTATTAACAATTAGAAACGtaacttttaaaaagtaaataaacatgacgaattgtaatttttcaataattaaaaaaaatcatgtttagaatatcaaataaaaaattataaattagtagTATAAAAGGCAACTTAGCATGTAAATGCAAATACATAATGTATATAAGTTATTGGATATCATAAATGTTATCTCAttattaatcattattaaaatatgtattatttatctAGTTACATATCACTTAAAGCTTTTTACTGACATGAGAGATTCAAACAGGGGATTGATTAAGGcgagagaaaataaagaacataatGTTACACGATGTTGAAATTTacataaaagtaaattattaaaacatgtcgattgagttttagcttgattgatattaaaattattgtcaGTATAGGAGGATGTGAATTTGAATGCGCTaaagcgtattatcctcctatttaaggttTGAGGAGgagctatgggtagttctaagcactattaaaaaaaagtagataTGATGGaaatctataatgagattaatgttaaaaataaattattaaaatataaaattttacaaaaattatggaaatattaattgttttataaatttaatagttattacAAACTACACAAAATGtgataaatagaaaaaaaaaatcataaaaaccctaaaagcaTACTCATCTAGGTATCAAGGAGAGGgtaaattcgaaaaaaattcaatattaattgCTTATCTCTATTTAGCCCGTACTCgtaatttagtgaattttctgCTTTAACACTACTCCACTCTTTAAACCTGCATGTTATTTGCACTAAATGCTTTAGGTCTAAATAGAAGTGTACATTTTATTCagaaaattcaactcaattaatttaaatttaaattttcttcaattcaattagaatttatataatttaaatttgaaatcattcaAATCTAAAATGAATTAACTTATAGTCAACCTCAAATTTGATATCAACcctaaatgatttttaattttaaaacctagATTAATTCAACAACCTAACCTCAAACCAACTCAATGGGTCCAATTGACTAGTATAATAAAggattaatataatattttgccATTGAAATTGGCAATTAGGTCCATTTTGGTGCCTACATCTTTTTTGGGTCTACTTTGATACTTGAACTTGACAAATAGCTAGGTCCATTTTCATCCCTGAGATTATGTCTTATCATCAAATCTAGACGGAATACAAGTTTAGAGACTAATATGGACTTAGTTGCAAAGTTCAGGTATGAAAGTATCcaaaaaaaatggatttaattgtcaagttcatgtattatataataaattgtatttataaaaGGATAAACTACACCCAATATCACCAAATTATTAGTGTGTTACGTTTTGATCACTTagcttcaaaaagttacaaaatggtctttgaattattttaaagttttcatttaattcattagACTATTAAAATTGCTATTGTTTGGCATTCCCTGTTCGCATTACCTGCACCAATCAAAAGCGCTCACTCCTCATCTCTTCTacagtttagtttttttttttattgaaacaactttgaacgcCACGAATCTGtgaatcaaaatccaaatagCTTTCTTCTCTGATCTTAGACAGTAATTGCCAAATCGACTTAGATATAAAGTATGGTATTCTACTCATTGATGGGTACTGATCCACCATATTAATCATCGAATCGTAAACTTGAGCTCGCTAAAACTaacttttttaaagaaaaaacctAACAACCTGGTGACTTAAAATAAagacttttgaatagttcagttaccattttgtaacttttttgaAGTTTTGTGACCAAAATACAAACTCaccaataatttaatgactttgggtgtagtttatcctaaaaaaatgttaattaggggtaaaatagttACAATCCAACTATTTGGGTCCATTCTATGTGGGCCTTAACCAGCTTAGAAgcccaaaaattattatttccttttttttcggCCAGACCCAACAAATATCAGATAGTaagaaagcaaaaacaaaacaaaacacgAAGTAAAATAGGATGTGCTAAGAGAGAGGGGTTATTGGCGCTCTTTCGAAATATCCTAACATAACACTTTTTCCCTCTATTTCAGCTAAAGAGACTCTGATTTGGTTTAAAACACCAAGAAGAATAATTCGTTTGCTTTCGcgtatataataatataatttaatgaagCCATTTGTTTTAggaatttgaagaagaaaaagatgagttGGAGCCGATTTGTTGAAGTCGGCGCAGGCTTTTGGTAGCGAACCTTTCCTTTGTTCTCTTTCACGCTTTTGATCCTTCTTGAGCTGGATCATGCCGGTTCTTAATCTTTGTGGTCAGTTCAATTctctccccttttttttttctctctcaggtcataataatttgattgattttaccTGTTTTggtttcaaatttgattttgattgaattcGCTTCCggaatatgtttttttttttggtttttcttctttttttaatgaaCGGTTTGTCCTTAGAAAGACGGTCTTAGATGTTTATttgtttagaatttttagtttagtgtGGTTTAAATATTGATGTCATTATGCAATTAGAGGCAGTAGACggatatttttatgttattagaGAAAACATTGATGTCATACCTTTTGACATAAAACAGAGGTGCAATGGAATGTTCATGTTTGCCGAAGAAAACTTAAACTCACAGTGCAGGTTTGAATATTGGATAATTGGATACATGTCTGACACGGATATGATTAGATTTAGAGGATCATTGGAAGTTATATCCCCATACTTATTTGTTAGGAATGAGTGTCATGCACAAGTAACTAGACAAAAAATGAAGATTCTGAACAATATATGCCGGAAATTTTTAATCGTCAAATTCTGCAGTATAAGCCAACTGAAGTTTTATAGACTTCAATCCTTTATCTCTCATGCATTTATAACCTTAGTAGATGTAGTTTCCCTAATAGGAATGATCTTCTGACATAGAAGCAAGATTTTGCTTGCTTGTTAAAtggttgaaaatgaacaaaacaCTAAAAAGATTGTGCTGTCATGAGGTTACCACAAGCTTTTATCACTAAGAAGCTATAGATTACTTTGTCTTTATCCTGGTCAAGCTTGATGCTTTGCCAAACTAGGAAAGAAATGGTAGGCTTCCCATCAGTATCACCCATGGATTTGGATTAATTTTAGGATAGTCTTGTTATTGATTGGTGGTTAATGATCTAAATTACTTTAGACTGATACTTTTAGGATGGTCCTACGTCTTACGTATACCCATCCACCTCAAACTGAAGGCTTGGATTATAGAAGTGTTCGTGAGTTaacttttgaattaattttaagacGAAAGTTTATAGTTATACATGAACAACTATATAAGTTGTAAAAAagaatatcttaaaattttagctttCTTTTAATATCTATAAATCTTGGTTAatgtgattttaatttttatttaaaatattggaaCATTCTTGTTTTGGCTGCTTatatttgagaaataaaaatgaaggtTTAGTATTTACCCTAGGCCACAGAGCAGGTCCTGAAGTTGGTCTTGGAAGAGCACGAACCAATCTATGATCCTAAACTTTTAGGACCCATTTTGCATGGGTGATCTATGGTTTTAGTTTCCAAAATGCCACTCAGTTATTCTCATCTAAACCTGTAAATTGAGTGGGGCTGGATTGGTTTTGATTCAGATTAATTTAAATTgggttaattcaatttttttttttaaatttttgagtcATTTGGATTTGGATTGTTTTGGATCAGCTTGGATTCGGGTTATTGACTTTTTGTAGTCATATCGGGTTGAGTTAATTTCGGACTCAAGTTGGTTGGgcagattttttttatttaaattgatacgTCTATTAATCTTATTAACTGCAGTAAAATGATTCTAAATTCCCGAGATACATGATGTAACTACTAATATATCTCACCCTTAGATAATAGATAGTTTGTCCACTAGTAACCAATAGTCTCTTTACCGTTCAACAATAAGAAGCCATTGGATTATTGTTTAGAATATCAAATAGGGTGAGATGTTTCTCATGTGCATATCGCGGTGATAGCCAATGCTTCTGGTTTAGCAGTGGGCACAAAAATGTCAGTGTTGCTTGCAGTCACCGGCTTGCTCACTGCTTTTTCATTATCTGATATCTTCTTGGCAAAATCGTCGAAGCACTCCGCAATGGTCCGAAAAGAAGTGTTCGGATAGAGAGAGCAGACTTCAACATCAGTAGTTTTGTCCAAGCTGAAGTTTATTTGACAGCCATTTATGAAAATGTCATGAGTTATCGCAGCAACCACACTCTGCGGGATCCGCATCTCTGCAGAGATAACAAAACTAATGCTTTAATGGGGATTTAGTTCTTCAGAGAACGGTTACTTGTACTGAAACTCTGAAGAAAAGTGAGATTAAAACGAACCTTGAGCCCGCTGGAGCAGATCTTGTTCTGTGATATTTACCCTAGGCAGCACGCGGCCGATCTTTGTCTCCCATAGTGAAGCCATTTCGTTCATGTTTAATAGGTTACTTGGAGGTTGAAAATGGACGGTTTTGTTTAGTGTTCGATCATCATCAATGGACATCACAGTGAACTTTCCAATATCGGAACCCGCCACAAAGTATGCTGTGAGTTCACcacaaaattgaattaaattcctATTCAGGTAATGAACAAGCTATATGAAGGGTACTGCAATGTCTTTGACTGATTTACACATTATTAGAAGGGTAgacaatttcttaaaattctaccaacttttttttatgttgtaatGTAGGATGAAAAGAAGCAATGGGTTAGGAGATAGAAAAGTGTTGGCAGATGGTCACGTGATCCTTTGCTACCTAACACCCCCCAACATATCAGTCACGTGTCTCTCTTTGTAACATTTGACACTTTGGGTCCTACTGAAACTGCCGAGAGGAAAATCTCCTAGCCTTGAAAATGTCTATTACcactttattttcttcaataacAAAAGACAAAACgttaaataagtcaaattttGCTTGCTTGACTAAACACAACCTATGACTAGGTTCAACCATTCCAAACTTTTCCCATGTTCTCAACTGTATACTCTTTGGTACGATAGATAAAGTATTATTTGAAAGTACATAATATACCAGAGACAAGCTTCAAAACCATGACACCCATGTGGGAACTGGGGAGTGATTTAATTCCGAGACAttgattttctttgaaaaaactAAAGTAGAATTAGGTAAAGCCTTTATTATATAGTATTTTCAAACAAAAGCAACAACGTTGATGatggagaaaataataaatttcaaagaaaGGAAAGATGTAGAGCTGGGGTACCTTTGACAGTGCCATCACCATAGATTTGGAACCTATCAAGGGGTGGTAGAACATCTGCTGGATGAGTGTTGTCATGGTAGGGCCAAGCAGCAATGGAGTTGCAGCATATGTAACTGTACGGGATCCCGCACTCCTCTATCTGCCTCCTAATCTTGCTCTTTTGCTCATACATGGTCAGCCCCGGTTCCACCGGTTCCGCCCTATCTATGTCATGACCAAATTCCGACGGTACAAACCTCtgcaaatatatatttcatccaTTAACCTAATAGTGCCTTTTGAATTATGAACTTTATGCAAGTTTTGGAGTCCTTGATATTGCATTGCATGCAGGCCTGGCCTTGGGTAGTTTGGGAGTGCGGCCGCCCAGGGCCTAGGGCTGAAGaggctaaaaaataaaatttttaacttttaatatgaaataaaaaattcagccatttaaattttttgatagaCACTTAATTACAGgcaggaaaagaaaaaagaaaagtgccccaattttttattttattgtattatattttataattttttaaaaggaatctcaatttattatttcgaCTAAGCCCCAAAAATGTCAAGAACGGGCCTAATTACATGCTATCTACATGACATAACACACACAAGCATATATGTTGGAGCATAAATATACCTTCACAGTGTTTACATTCTTAATAGCCTCTATTAGACTGAACTGGTCCAAGATGCTCTCCCCTCCTACAGCAGATATTACAACCTCTATCTTATATTCTCTCAGAACTTTCTCCATGAATTCTTGGTCGGTGATAGAACCCTGTTATAACATTTTCAGTTCTTGCGTAAACTTGTATATaatacatgtatgtatatgcATAGGTATTGCTGTATAGAACATGAATTTAcctatacaaatatatatattcatgcacaaaaagaaaaatgcttgaaaattCAAGGATATATAAATACGAAGAGATGCCGagaagaaaatagtaaaatacatatataacgATGGCTCCTTTGTCTTGAAGAAACTTAATGGTGGAAGCTTTCGAGGGAGAGTTTGAACTAGAGCGGACTAAGATATACGTTGGCCGGCCTGAGTCTAGACAGGCCTCGGTAATGAACCGACCTATGAACCCACTTGAACCGATAACTAGAGTCTGACCGGTCTCTGACTCATTTGGATATGAACCATTCATGTGTGTTGATTTCATAATTGCTTGCTTTTGTTTTCaactttagaaattttggggcacAAAAGGAAAGGAAGGAAAGAGGGTGAGTAAAAAGAAATATCCAGTTGTGTTTAAATAGAGGTGAGCGGTTTAAAGGGTGGGTAGAAAATCGCAATGGCGCATTGATAGCTCGAATTAGGGAGGTAACTTTTACCATTCTCAATTATATGTTTAACCCATGCTTGCTTGCtttgttgtgtttttattttagtaaaattatgctattagtccctatactttttgaaagttgtggatttagtccttttactttaatttgatcatttttagttcctgtaattttttagttttgtaattttagtctTGACCCAAACAATAGCatttaaatatgtttggttaaattcaattactagtttTGCACTATGGGTACAATTATAGATTTAGTTCATattctccaattggatcattctaagtcCTAATACttctcaaaatttgatttcagtCTTCACAAAAATGGCAGTCATGAATCCATTAATTGGATTTTTAGAGAGctatatgtgaaaataacaagttgaagtgacattttaaaatttagtaagtatCGTTTGGtgagaattgaaattttaaattttaaaaaggatagggactaataacaaaatttaacctttttgcttttttgtttCGGTTTCCATACCATA harbors:
- the LOC105765625 gene encoding leucoanthocyanidin reductase-like — protein: MKSTHMNGSYPNESETGQTLVIGSSGFIGRFITEACLDSGRPTYILVRSSSNSPSKASTIKFLQDKGAIVIYGSITDQEFMEKVLREYKIEVVISAVGGESILDQFSLIEAIKNVNTVKRFVPSEFGHDIDRAEPVEPGLTMYEQKSKIRRQIEECGIPYSYICCNSIAAWPYHDNTHPADVLPPLDRFQIYGDGTVKAYFVAGSDIGKFTVMSIDDDRTLNKTVHFQPPSNLLNMNEMASLWETKIGRVLPRVNITEQDLLQRAQEMRIPQSVVAAITHDIFINGCQINFSLDKTTDVEVCSLYPNTSFRTIAECFDDFAKKISDNEKAVSKPVTASNTDIFVPTAKPEALAITAICT
- the LOC105765625 gene encoding leucoanthocyanidin reductase-like isoform X1, whose protein sequence is MKSTHMNGSYPNESETGQTLVIGSSGFIGRFITEACLDSGRPTYILVRSSSNSPSKASTIKFLQDKGAIVIYRFVPSEFGHDIDRAEPVEPGLTMYEQKSKIRRQIEECGIPYSYICCNSIAAWPYHDNTHPADVLPPLDRFQIYGDGTVKAYFVAGSDIGKFTVMSIDDDRTLNKTVHFQPPSNLLNMNEMASLWETKIGRVLPRVNITEQDLLQRAQEMRIPQSVVAAITHDIFINGCQINFSLDKTTDVEVCSLYPNTSFRTIAECFDDFAKKISDNEKAVSKPVTASNTDIFVPTAKPEALAITAICT